The window CTCCATTGGAATAGCTACATTAAGCGATGCTATAATCCCTTACCTTGGGGGAGGTTTGCTTAATGTTCCAATGGAATTTCATGCGCCATTTATAGAGACTGCAAAGATGCCATTTATTGGAATTGCAAAATGGAAGATTGTAAATTTTGCAGCGGTACTTGGAATTGCAATCGGTTTTTTGAATCCTAAAACTAAATTTCCGCATTTTGGGCATGTTTTATTAAGTACGTGGGCATCCTTATTTGGTTTCACAGCGTTCGGCATAGCAAATTGGATTCCTTTACTTCCTTTTGTTTTTCTGTTTTTATTTCTCGCAGTTTGGATTCCATGTTGTGTGAGTGATATTGTATTTCCATTGTTGTTTGTGAGAAAAAAATGAAAGGCATTATTAAAATAGGACGAGTTGCAAGCATTGGTTTATTCGTAATTGGTGCTATTCTTTATCTGTTTTTTTCTACCTGTTCTCCTCTGCTTCATAATCATTCAGGCTGTGAATATAGCAACCACTGTTGCGATACGCACAGTGATTCTAACAGACATCATCCAGATTGTCCTGCCTGCAACTTTTTATTTGTAGCCGCTTTTTTTGATATACCAGAGATAGTTATTGTCCCTACTATTTCATATCATGTAGCCTTTGGAACATTTTTTGACTATCAACAACCGTACCAACAGTTATGTTATGACTGTCACTCCATCCGTGGACCTCCTATAATCTCTGTATAGGCTTTCTACGTCTGTCATAAAACTCTCCACGAATTACTTAACTTATACAGTAATGACGTTGAGTATGTTATCCACTACAATATGCAAATAGGAGTGACAAAATGCAATATTATAAAAAAGGATTTAGAAGAGTTTTAAACTGGATTCAAAGAATGAGAGGATTTTCACTGATTGAGCTTTTGGTTGTGACTGCGATTATCGCTATGCTTGCGTCAATGTTACTTCCAGCTCTTGCAAAAGCGAGGGAAGTAGCAAGAAAAGCCAAGTGTATTTCTAACCTGCGTCAGATTGGAATGGCTCTACATATGTATGCAGAGGATAATGGGGAGTATTTCCCTCATGTTCATCAGGGTCCCACATATACTGATACAGCAATGACATCAAGTCAAGAGTGGTGGGAATTTCTTGAGCCATATTCTAATGGTATATACGATTATATGAAGTGTCCTTCAGATCCTCATCGAGATGAAGCAGGTATCGAGAGCTATATATTTAATGGAATGTTTGCTTTTGGTAAAAAAATAGGACAGGTGAAGATGACAAGTGAGAGAATTATTGTTTCAGAAAGGGCAGATGAAGGTGGTGTTCTCACACATCAGGGCTATCCTGCATGGAAGACTCATGCTGAATGGCGAAGCAGTATAAAAGAAAATAGACATGGGGACGGTTCAAATTATCTCTTTGTTGATGGACATGTCAAATGGCATCGATTTGAAGAGACTATTGGGACAAGACCCAGTTGTGACATGCACTATGTTGCAGGATTTGATCATGGTGGAGCTTGGCAGGATATTGAATAACTAAAATTATCTTTGACTACATAAATAATCGTTCTAAAGTTGTACTAAATTATGACTAAACAGACCCACTAAATATATCCTATAAAGTTACAAATGTTCTTAATGTTCCGTAAGTTCCTTGTGCTATGTAACTATAGTAACATTTCTTCACTATTCAACACATTGGAGGTCACAATTTGTGACCAGTCAATCTTCCTCCTCTTTAGCCTCAAGTAGTTTTTCTTCAAATGCCTGCGTAACAAAAGAACTTAATTTTACCCATTTCTCTAAGAATAAAGAATATAATCAGAAGATTTTTAATTTTTTTATCAGGTCTTCAAGCCGTTCAGTCCCACGGCCACTTGTAGCGTCCTGTGTCGATACCCACTGACGGAGCTTATTAAGGGCAAGCTTATGTTCAATAGCATCACTACTGATTTCAACTCCACGTTTAAGACTGGCACACTTATCTGTTAGATAAAGTATGGCTCCAGCATTCAGACACGTAAAGTCAATACATGCCTCGTGCTCTATGCCTGCTAGCACCTGAACAAAGCGTACAGCTTCTTGATGTATATTCCCTAAATTTGCAATTTCTTCGTAGCTGACACGTCTTAAGCCTACATCTTCT of the bacterium genome contains:
- a CDS encoding DUF1559 domain-containing protein translates to MQYYKKGFRRVLNWIQRMRGFSLIELLVVTAIIAMLASMLLPALAKAREVARKAKCISNLRQIGMALHMYAEDNGEYFPHVHQGPTYTDTAMTSSQEWWEFLEPYSNGIYDYMKCPSDPHRDEAGIESYIFNGMFAFGKKIGQVKMTSERIIVSERADEGGVLTHQGYPAWKTHAEWRSSIKENRHGDGSNYLFVDGHVKWHRFEETIGTRPSCDMHYVAGFDHGGAWQDIE